gtcagagacagaggtttgtggacttagccaaactctgagggactaggattttacgcacaagcagctcaccatcccatcacaactgCATTAAGTATAAATCAAAAGTAAATATATGAAAGTGGGCCCCATGGTTCAGGGTCAGAGGTGGGTCTCGAATCTGGACCAGTTGAAGGCCACTGCACTAGAGCATATTGCCAAATAAACCATTACAGGAACATTGCAGGGGCACTGATGTTGGAAAGTGTCAAGAGAAAGAACGCAGCAGGAGTAGAAATCTTGGTGCATATCACATTGGCTATTTCTTTATGCAAGGAAATACAATCCCTCAGTGTTGCTATCAGACCAAGCCAGTTAAAACTTCTAAACTGGTCTCACTCAAGTCATTACcccctgtacagggaagctttCATCTCACAGGAAAAGCAACTGCTGGACTGTCTCAGTAAGAGCTTTGAGAGGCTGTCTATGTGCTTTGTGTGAGAAGACAAAAAAAAGGCACACACTAGAACAAGTCATATTTAGGACAGCTTTGATGGCTAAGGAGAATTAAGAGAAAATGAAAGTGAATATGGGGACCTGTTTACCAAAATCAtaacaagtaaataaaaatgaaaaaaaaataaaaggaagaaaatgagaTATCACAACATATGCCAGATGGAGTCCCTAAAAGAAAGCTGGGGTGCAAATGTAAAGCTCGTACCTGGATTTGATTTCCAGTCAAAGGAGAGACTTGGAGACTTGATAACATCTGCTTTGTACCTACAACAGAAAAATTGGTGAGCCCCTCAAAGAAGAGGTAGAGAAAAATAAGGCTGAGttgataattttaaaaagacaccCTTATTCTCTCCTACTCAAAATGCCCCAAATATGGATGCACAAGCTAGGGCCCATCTTGTACGTTGGGTAAATGTGATATTTGTCCCAGACTGTGCACTGCAAGTGACACAATATTTGTCAAGCAGTTAGTTACCAGAGTCTGCTGCTGCCTTCAACCACGGGTGTCAGCCAATCTAGAAAACAATGAAGCTTGATGGCAGTTTCAAGGAACAATATGTGTTCTCCAACTACTGTATTTACTCGAATGTCATGCACACCTTCTTTGGCCTAATTACGTTGCGGAAATTAGGGCGTGCATTAGATCTGATGGTGCATTAGATTTGCATAAATACGGTACTTTGGAATTGTGAAGGAGGGAGAGTACAAGACCAGCAAGGAGGCAGAACCAAGCACCAGTATACCAAGTGAGGGAACTCACAATGGCTAGTCTTGATGACTGTTGCAACCGACCAAGGGAAACCTATACTAATACTAGTCTGAAAGCCCTAGCACaaggaatggggaatctgtagccttccagatgctgccgggggcccagccagcatggctaacaaTCAGGAGGGATGGCAGTTGTATCTATCAGCTTTTACCTATCTACTACAAGTTTTCTTTTTCACATAACAAGGACAGAGGGGTGGTCATGATGAAACCAGGGACATCTCCCATGCACAGCGCACACCTTTCCTTCTTCTGCATGACCACACAGGGACAGTCAAGGTCCTCAGACCAGGGAAGACATCTGCACAGCCACTTCACTAGACAGTAACCCAGAGACTCAAGATCACTACGGCGAGATGGAGCTAACAGGATAGAAAAAGAAAGCATATCCAAGTATGGAACATCAATAGCACAGTACAGAAATTGGGGTACAGCCTTATAATCACAGTGGCTCACATGGACCGCAGTCACATCTTGGGTAAATCACTGCCTTAGCATGTGCTTCAATTTTCCACTATTTATTTCAGGGTTTTACTTGCCTTAAGGTCTCCAGGCAATTAATAAAATCTTACAACACCTCCAAAAGACAGGCTGTAACTAAGATGATCTCTCTGCATCTCCTTTGCTCTGTGAAAAATACCAATCAAGCAACTGAATGACGACATTTATTTGCATATTACCTAAATATAGAATCCTTTTTGCAATAGGAAGTAGGAAAATCACACCCACaccaaagcacatttaaagcacatttcttccccaaaatgatcacaggaactgtagtttcttaagggtgttgggaattgtagctctgcgagggataaactactgttcccaggattatgcggaggaagctatgtgctttaaatatggtttaatgtatggtgtggatgtgactgaAGTACAAGAAAAGtcaaagttttaaaaatacacGAGCTGCCTCTTGCTGTTAGAACATAAAGCCAACTTCAACATTTCCTTTTTCCTCATGCACCAAAAACCAAATAGCCTCAAAAATTAAATATGCTAGCCTGCAACTCAGCCAACTAGAATTAGTCCTTAGTGATTAATCACTGAGAGCATGCAGACATGGGGAAAAGTATGATCTTGACTGCCAAGAGCAGCCTCTCTCAATACGTTGCCTTCCAAATATTTCTGTGCTACAACTTGCACCGTTCCTGACCACGAGCCATTctggttggggctaatgggaagtgaagtccaaaacatctggagggtaccaggctggggaaggttgGCCTAGAGGAAGCACAAAAGCATGGAGATACAGTGACCTCTTCAAGTGCACAACAAGTTAATGCCACTTTTGGATTGTTGCTGTGCAGTTAAAACTTATTTGGAGGCCGTGTgtaacaaccccctccccccaaaaaaccctgggcattttgtgataaggaaagtgacatgaaaatgcactggaaagtgtggaataacacttgatgcaacattgtctaaccttcccgcaaacaaatcagaatgaaagttCAATAAAAAGCCAGTGTTGCTGAACCCTCTCCATAAGCAAAGTGTaaatgaagcaagatgagtgctcaataaacaggtcatctcaAAGCTTTTTAAgaagaggagaagctggaggcCAGGCAAACCGGAGAGCCTTATTCCACAGGAATAAGGAAGCACTTCTTTTGTGCAAGGGACCAACAAGTTAGTCAGAGAAGGGCCAGCTCCTGGAGAAGTATGATAAGGGCACAGGAGAAAAGACCACAGACTGAATCAAAACAATGGCTTACACTGCCCACCCAGTCTGTTTCTACAGTGCAACATTATCACCCACCGGCTCCTTTGTGGCTATCAATGCTGATGAACTCTATGGTGCCCTCGTGGGGTGTCCTGCTGCCTTCGCATTCAGGTACATGCTTGCCCCCAGGGCTGTACCGGAAAGCAAAGCAGTAATCTGCCAGGGTGATctgggggaagaagaggaggaggagagagtgaCCCAACAGCAAAAAGACAAAGATCTACCAGCCTGGCCTTGCAAAGCCCCCCATAGTATTTGCTACTCAGCAACATTTGCAATTGCCTTGTGCCCTTAAGCAACAGCCAGGAAGGCACCAAGGTCAGAATGAATGGAAACAGAAGGTGCAGTCATAAGAATCACTTCTCCCTAAGAATCACTGCTCCTTCCATGCTATGCAGTAAGAACGTAAAAGGAAAGTACATGCTTCTCTCACACAACCTAGAATGAGCAATAGTCTAGGGTTTGCAGGCAAGatgagaggaaaaggaaggaacttttTGGACTGGCTATTCTTAGCAGGAGGGATGGAAGAGAGTCTCTTATGTCTATACTTGGGGGAGCTCTGTAGAACAAAAATTATGTTCTCCTATCCTACAGAAACACCCTTCAGCAAGGACACATTCCCTGTCTGTCCCTGCTCCATTCCTTACCGCAGCAAGGTCAGCTGGATTCACATATATGTGCTGAGCATTGATGTCCCCATGGGTATACTCATTCTCATGGAGGAACTCCAGAACATCCACCTAAAGACAAAATGGAAGGCAGAGGGAAAATGACACGCTTGGAATGCCTGCATTTCTCAGAGTTACTCCTAACCAGAGTATTTTCTGCTGGTGATGGCACATGGATCTTTGCCATATAGCCTCTGGAAAAGCACAGCCGAAACATTCACATAGCATAAGCCACTCTATGTCTGTCCATAGAGGACTGTACTCCTAAAATCCATAGGCACAGAGCTGATCATGCCACATAGTGCAAAGTGCAGCTCTGTAAGGACTGGAGTTAATTACCCAAACCCTACTGTGCAAACAACCTGGGAAAGATCCTGCACAGCACTGCACTCTAGTCATGCTAATTTGCAGTTCTGAGGACCAAGCTTAAATGTGACAACACAGCCACATGCAACATTAAACTCACAGAGGCTTCTCCCCTGCAAAACACCTTCAGGAAGGGATTCATTTCGATTTGTGTTTACCAGATTTAACACTCTGCCTGGCAGAGTCACTGTATCTTCTGGTTCCTTCTCTCCACAACTACAGGTGGCAGCTACTCTCACAGAGCAGCAGCCTTTGCTTCATAGGGTCTGCTACCTCCCATCTTGCTTGACCTAGGAGTAAAGCTACTGAAGTAGGCCCTTGGCTTCAAAGCCCTCCTTCTCTGAAGAGAAGGGAGAAACATTTGAGAATAACCCGAATCTTTGAAGGAGGAACATGGTGTTGGCTATGCAGTCCAAAGCTCAACCCTGCCCAGGTACAGATGGGAGAGGAGCAAAGCAGAAAAAAGGGGCTTGTGGGTAGTGAATGAGCAGGCAGAACTGGAAAATGGGTGGGGACTCTCTCTCCATTCTGCTGCTGGGTGcgtggcagggaggaggagataaCTGAGGCTAATATTAATGGTTCCATCTACCAGACCAAGAGGGAGAAGTAAAACCTTCCTCCTCTAAAGGAGAAGGGTGGGCTGTTGTGCAAGATTCTTTTCCTGTCATCCAGTTGTTTGCAGCTCCCCTCATCAGTTTCCAGAACTTTTCTCATCTTGGAAACACTGGCTTAGAACTCTGCAGGGCACTTGGTAGGGAAGAAGTATGAGGGGTAAATGAATTGGGTGGGAAAGGCTTAAGCATCATCTGCTGCGCCACTTCTGATGCAAATCTCATCCTTGCAAGGCCACTTTGcaagaatgggggaggggggcaactgTCAGATTTAAATACAGCAGCACTGTATTATTTCTACTTAAAAGCATAGCTTTGATCAAGGATGAAAGGAGTGAAACTACTCTCCAGGTTATTCTTGTTGAAGCATGGCAATCACCCATAATTCCCTGGGCCCAAAGCTGGCCTGCAGTGGCAAAAAAAGCCTCCGTTTTACAAAGAGACTTTTTGAGAAGATTCCTTTTCATCCATTCTCCTTTTGGGCGTTTCATACCAGTCTGACTGCAAGCTGCAAGGCTGCTTTCTCCGTCATCTTGTTTGCACAGTCATCCAGGATGGACTGAAGGGAGCAGCCCAGATAAGAGAAGACCAGGAACCTGCCAGTCAAAAGAGATAACACCGCAGCATGTGAACTGTGCTATTTGTTAGAGGTTTGCATCCACTATTGTCAGACCTCTAGTCCCCACCCCTCCATCTGTATATAAACTACCTCCTCTTCAGATCTGTGGACAACAAGAACTACCAGTAATCAGGATCTgtaatgggaggaattcaatttcTTTCAGCTCACCTTACTGCAGCACTATGGCCATGACCACACTCCCTAAGCTAGCATATTCAAAATGCAATACTACCAGAGATCTTAAGTAGAAGAATTCAAAGCAGGAGGTAGACTGACAAAGAAAGTCAAAAGCACAAAAAAGAGGCTCCGGAAGTAAAATCATAAAATCAATGTCTAATTTGCTCTTCTGGGAAAATAGAATAGCAATTGAATAAAGAAAACGGGTTCAGCACCAGAACAAAAGCGAGCCAAAGGGATTGTGAGAAAACAGCAACATTGATGGTGAAAGTAAGATGAGATAGCATAGCGCAGAGGAAGGATTTGGGCAGTAGAGGGAAGGATGGCTCACAGGAGTTCCCATGGCAAAGCTTCCTAACCTGTAGTTACTATTGTGGAGGCCAAAACCAACGCAATTAGGGATCCCCAGCAATGGAACTGAATGCTGTTTCTTCCACTTCTCCACtacaaagagagacagagaaaacatTTGTCTTACTTCTGTTAAGTGATTTCCTTGTCCATGTTGGCTCCTTACACTCACTCCAGAGGTCAGGACTATGTTAATCAGGATTGTGTTCTGCACAGTGTGGGAGAGAACACGCCCCCCCATTTCAAGACATAGATagttccagtgctatttttctagaaaaagaggcagaattcaccatgaacacctcccttgttctctcataatGGCAATAGCGCTCACCTGAcaggtgcaggaactgagtttcAGAAAATTCAGGCTAAAAAAAAGCCCTAACTAGTTTCTAGAAGCAGCCTACTAagccttaatacagtggtacctcaggttaagtacttaattcgttccggaggtctgtacttaacctgaaactgatcttaacctgaagcaccactttagctaatggggcctcctgctgctgcagcgccgccggagcacgatttctgttctcatcctgaagcaaagttcttaacctgaagcactatttctgggttagcggaatctgtaacctgaagtgtatgtaacctgaagcgtatgtaacctgaggtaccactgtaatagcagaGGGAGAACAAGAGAGAAAGACAGTAACAAGAAGATTAGGGAATTTCTGTAATAAAACATCACatgtatttttgggggggagggggttcatCTCCATCCCTCAGGACCACCACCCTAATACTAGGGCTGTCTACAAGCTGACTCCTAATACTAGGGCTGACCACCACCTCTTCATCTAGCCAGAGCTCCATGGATCCTCCTCAAATGCCTTGGGGGAAAGCATCACTTCTTCACAAGGCTTACATAAAGGCAAAACAGAgacatagtcaaatttgactggacttaaccgtccaggggtcctttacctttactttttataaaaacaacaacagacagacTCCAAGAACTCACTGGTGAACCCTGTGTCCCTCTCCTGAGACACAGTCTCTATCTACACTATACGTTTAAAGTAATACCGgtgtcatgccactttaaactgtcatggcttccaccaaagtttgttaagggtgctgagaactgttaggaggccccttttcctttcacagagctgcaattcccagctcccTGAGGAGAAGGATTGGCtgtaaaaccactctgggaattgtagctttgtgaggggaataggggtctcctaataactttcagcaaccttaaaaaaaaactacagttccccagaCTCTTTGTGGAAAGCCATGGCTACTTCAAGTGGTACtatactgctttaaacatatagtCACTATAATGACTCATCAATTCCTACCTGTGGCTTTCTTAGCAGCTCGCTGCATGAAGTTCTGTTCATTGAAGAGCCGTCCATCTTTGCAATCCTGAGAAGGGAGAGAAACTGGCACCGATATTCTTTTTATTGCCTCACTGCacctccccaccctgcacttTAATTACCATGTTGAAGCGATTCTCTTTACATAGCTTCTCTAACACTCAATAGACTTCACAAAGGCAAGTAAAGAATTCCATTTCCACTTTACAAATGGGAGAAATCAGAGAGGAGCAGATGTAGTAAGTTAGACCAGAATACCACCAGGAATGTCATCCCAATGAACCACAGTGCAGTTATTATAATACAGCCCACATGTGACAAGCATTAGGAATAGaatttgggttgtattcaatgctagtcctactgagagtagacacactgaaatctaCAGACATAGCCCATCAATTTCATTGATCCACTCAGAGGAGaacttggatacaaccctgttTGTGTATGagtggtgatttatttatttattttttaaagaaagttgtcAATCCTTATAGATAGgaaaatataaaaatgttaaGGCTCTGGTGGGTATTTTGAAATCACAGAGGGCCATGGGGAGACACCCCTGATGGTCACAGAATGAAGCTACTATGCCTTACACACAGCTCCTAACAGTTCGACCATCGGGAGATAGCCAATGTTAGCTAAACTCAGAGAAGACACACTGAAACCAATctactcattaatttcaatggctctagTTTGAGCATGACCAATGTTGGGCATCACCTAGCACCCAGTATCCTACTTCTATTGCCATTCTAGGCTTAGCAGCCTCTCTCTGTACCTTGCCTTTTATTAGTCCTGTTCTTGAGAAAAGCCTGTGAACTCTTCTTGTAAAGCACAAGAGAGTCTGGGTGCTCTGACCTGCTTCCTCTATGTGTGATTTCATACTTCAAGTCCTTCTTTGTGTCACTGATTATTGGAACTATTTGGAAGAGACAAGCTCCAAGTCCTCCTGCTGTGTTTGCCTTGTTGTACCTTTGACCTACATCTTGCCAAGCTCAGATCCCAGTTCCAGCACATAGAACGATCTAGGATACACCTAACACAGAGAGCTGAACTCACAAGTTTGAGGGAGTATTTCAGCTGGGAACGGCAAGCTTCAGATGCACACATTGCTGTGAAAGGATGGAAAAAATTACGGTTAATAGGTAACCCAGGAGATCTGCACCTACTATATGAAGACCAGCAGGTTAACTTTATTTCACTCTTGTTATATGGATACAGTACCACCTCGGAAACAATAGGTATCAGAACACTTAAATACGCTGAGCAAGGAGCAGATCTGGACAGCAAAGCCAACACTGCACCTTTTGGACACAACCTTTGTATGTCCACTGCAACCACAGCAAAGGATTCTAGGAAATGGTTAGCACAGATCAGAGATAGCAGTGTCAGCAGCTCAGCATACATACAGCAtttggcggggcgggggggggggggaacgacacACAACTTGTTGAGCTACGTTGACAGTTAAGACAATGAATGACAGATTATGAAGGTATGGTTATGACAGACTTACAGTTTTAGAAACCAGGAAAAGACCATTAAATAAACTGGGATATAGATTTTATTTGCTGAAAACTTACAACTAGGCAGTTTTAGtcagtgttttatttttgctgtttttctgccactcatttttttttgttcctgctgccagttgatttgatttgatttatctATAGGAGCAGATataggcatttaaaaaaaaaacccttaagggCAGATTTTCCTTAATAAAGTGGGACACAGAAGAGGTGGTTGCATTCTCTCCAGAATCCAGTACCATGCAAGCACATCTTGTACCTTCATACATCAGTCCATAGTCACCCTCGCCCAGAAGTTTCCCAAGCTTCCATTGCTTGTTGTTCAGGTCTGTTAGGATCTCGCCCTCTGGGAGAGGTCTCACGGTGGCACTCCTGTCCTTCCTGGGAGATCGGTAGCTGGGCTTTGCTTTACAAGAGAGACACAAGTATTTTTTACTTAGATTTGTAGCCCACTGTGCTAGGAATTCAGAGTGGGGACTCACTCTGCCCCCGATATTGCTCCCCTTGCCCTCAGTATTGGGATGTGTAAACTAGGAAAACTAGTTTTGGGGGCAAATTTCATGAAAATGGTTAGCATTGTGATAGCAATGGGTTTTAAATAAGAAAATACATAAAGTGAAGCACAATAGGAGTTTGTGCAAAAATTCAAAGccagcaagccagccagccacccgCCTGGAATCATCACCAAATACAACCATATGCAGAGCTAAAATCCTCACCTTTTGCCTTTGGTGATTTAGTAGGTGATACAGAAGGTGACCAGCTCCATTTAACTGCAGAAGAAGCGTTTCCTTTGTCTGGCAATATTTCTGCCTTTTTCTTTGCAGGAGACCTCGGCAGCTGATCTTGGTCTTTCTGGCTTAGCCCTGATAAAAGGTAGCACTGTCAGAACAACAAAGGTGTTTACAGGCAGGCCAACTGCCTTTACTCatagatctgcactggttgcttaTTTGTTACctggccaaattcaaggtgttgcTATTCCTTGCTTCAGTCTGCAGAACTGGTACTGTCTGGTTcaatgtttttatattgctgcaaacagctgtgatatatttttatgatacagtggtatataaataaaaaattccttccagtagcactttagagaccaactaagttagttatcggtatgagcttttgtgtgcatgcacacttcttcagatatgaaaAACCATACCCGTAACTAACTTagtttgtctctaaggtgctactggaaggaatttttttattttgtttcgactatggcagcccaacatggctacctacctgtaactggtatataaatatttttttataaataaatagattttatAAATACTGTTACAGGTACCAAATAATACCCGTTCCACACTTGTATGAaattggaactccctgtctattgacATCAGACAGGCACCCGGTCTAGggatgccatattttgaagagcaaattaGAGGACACATCTGCCGACTTCTGCTTTTGACTATGGATCACTGTGATGACTCTCACAGGCAGGGCTAGctgcctgcggggggggggggggtgctccaGCGACGGTAGCCTCCCAACCCCCCGGTGAGTGGCATTTGCACCCCCCAGCAGGCGGCGCTCGCAttttttacaattaagtggtatagaaatttggCTAAATATCTTTTTACACTATTTGGGCAATATGGTATACCCACAGATATACTGCCCTGCTGCTGCAATAGTAAACCAGCTGGTCTCCTGTCACCCCATGGCGGCAGCCTGTGGGAACTGTGGGATGGcttggcagcagcaacaaccaaaTCTTTAGGTCACAAACCCACACTCGCTGACCCCATCATCTTAGTTACACTGCCTCCACTTCTGATGTGTGTATATTATGGACGCAAGTTCAAACACACAGATTGGAGCTCCCCCTGGCATTGTTGCTGAGTTACCACACAGGAGACAAACTACCTGCTTGAGAAAGGGGCATGGGTGGCAGGGCAGGGAAGGCAGCCTGGCATTGGTACTGAGCAAAGATCTGCTTAGCGCTGCCATAACAGGCCCAGCTGCCCTTAAATAAGCAAAATCTGAAAGTTAATGGAAGGCTCCAAAAGCTGGTGCTGggtcctgtttaccattcctgtCTACGATCCCTGAATGGTTCTAGCTCTTAACCTTTATCTCTCTAAAGCTAACAGGGATCCATGTTCATTACCGGGTGACAAAATGTCATGCTTATAACTAACTTCCCTGCAACTATTTCCACTTGACAGCTGTTGGGTGAGGGGGTGGATTGGCAGGCAGTGAATTCCTAACAAAATCAGGCATAATACGGAGATCAGTATCTTAGATTTAAACATCACTCACTATATGGGTTCACATCTCCTTTTTGTGCCATCCATTCTCCCTGGCTAATAAATGTGCTTCATGTTAAATAGGAGCAGTAAGTTAGGAGGTCTAGCTGCAAAGGACTTTCAGCTGGGTCATCAGATAATGTTTGTCAGCTGCCACATTTGACTAAACATTCCTACCTTTCATTGAAGAAGTTGGAGTGATCTGCATGGCCTCTTCTTCTGCAGGAAGTCTGGCCCCGCAGGAGGCACAAAAGTTAAAGGATGCCTCAACCCTCTGTCCACACTGTGGGCAAAAATTGACCATTCTAGAAAAACAGTGGGAGACAGAAGAGGGGAGTGGGTGGACATAAATAGCTGCAAGCCTCAAAATTGGAAAGTAATATTCATAATTTGGATTTGGTTGCTGCATCAGTGAATATTTTGATAGGGCTCAATTTAACTACTATCTAAAACTCCAAAGGCAATTTATAAGAGCAAGTGATTAATCTTCATGTGGTAAAAAGGAGTGGAGAAAGCAGCAGCtaataaaataggggggggggtgctttgggctttcgtgtgtgtgtgtgtgtgtgtgtgtgtgtgagagagagagagagagagagagagagagagagagaccaggtaGAAACACATGCATACCTTAAGTGCATTAGAGTAAAAATGGGAAAGAAGTGCAATTAATAAAATAACCCAAGGCCCCTAAAACCTATTTAATATTGCATCTTAGTTCACATAGTTCACCTACTCCCCATTTAATTCCTGCAACAATCCTGTAAGGCAGATTAGGTTGAGCGAGCGccccaagatcacccagggagctttatggctgagtggggatttgacccATGCCCTAGTCTTGACACTCTAACCTTTACACCACACTTGCTCTTTAAAAACTTTTAAAGCTGCAATGGCAgctaagggggtggggaagcaccaagACAGACAGTCCATGTTTTTGGAAGCTGTTTTTAAtacattctctctccctctcgtgagccattttattttattttaattgcaggGCAGGGTAAAGGCAGTACTGTGTGCCCAAACACATTTCACTAAGGTTTCAGTTTTGgtttcaaaacacacattttaaaggggcaacaaaacacaggaagtgtgcttttaaaaaaagaaaagaaacaagagtAACCTGGcttaccttctttttttaaagaaacacagcATATAAACGTTATGAGGTGGCCACCCTCGCCTTCGGATCCAAGTGACCCTCTTTCCTGAAGTCACTTCCCCTCCCTTGTCAggaacaactattttacttttaaaaggcaactgaaggcagccccgtttagggaagtttttaattcggttggaagccgcccagagtggcgggggaaacccagccagatgggcggggtataaataataattattataattattataactCACAATCCTCCTCTCCGGGAGGCATTTTGAGCCACCACGAATTCTGCGAGAGAGAgctcctcttttattttttatttgtttcaaatAAAAACAGATCGAAAATCCCGGGGGCAGCCCCCTGCAGATCCACACCACACACGTTCAAAGGCACATCCCATCGGGCATCTAAAGCTCATGATTTCCCCCCCGCGCCCCAAACGTCGCTtggtttaagggtgctgggaactgtaactctgttgCGTTGggtgaaactacaactcccaggattctttgtggaagcAATATATATGACATATGGATGTTATAGAAAACATCGCTGTCTTATTCTGGAAGGACGTTGCTACTACCGGGCTTTTCCGGCTGCAAGAAACTAACGCTGCGACTCTCCCGCCGCATAAACAGCTTCACGCAGTGGCGGCGGCCATGCTGGGCCACACGGAGCTTCTTCGGCTCCCCGCGACTGCTCGCCTTCATACCCACCCAGCGCCGGCCTTCACCCGCTTGTAGGCTGGAGCAACAGCGGCAAAGGAGGCGTCTCCCTCTTCGGCCTCCGGCCTCTTGCGTCCTTCGCCAAACCTGTTCATGTCGCTTCCAGTGTGGGGCTCCGGTCTGCCTGGGAAGAAGGAAGCCCGTTACCTCGTCCTGCCCGGCCCGCCGACCTCACAGAAGCGCCCTCCGCGAGTCTTTCTCCTGACAAGCCGCCTCCAGCGACGCCCTCAGGCGGCTCAGCTCCCCAGCCCACAGGGACCGCTTTCAGAACCTGCCCGGCCGGTTCATACCTGTGGCGCTTAATCCCCTTTTGCTCATATTCATCAAGCGCCACAAATCTTTCACGCGTGTTTTACTCAGTGGGGGCAccaggaaaataaaacaaaatctggGGCTTACTGTATTTC
The nucleotide sequence above comes from Podarcis raffonei isolate rPodRaf1 chromosome 14, rPodRaf1.pri, whole genome shotgun sequence. Encoded proteins:
- the VRK3 gene encoding inactive serine/threonine-protein kinase VRK3 isoform X3 gives rise to the protein MVNFCPQCGQRVEASFNFCASCGARLPAEEEAMQITPTSSMKGLSQKDQDQLPRSPAKKKAEILPDKGNASSAVKWSWSPSVSPTKSPKAKAKPSYRSPRKDRSATVRPLPEGEILTDLNNKQWKLGKLLGEGDYGLMYEAMCASEACRSQLKYSLKLDCKDGRLFNEQNFMQRAAKKATVEKWKKQHSVPLLGIPNCVGFGLHNSNYRFLVFSYLGCSLQSILDDCANKMTEKAALQLAVRLVDVLEFLHENEYTHGDINAQHIYVNPADLAAITLADYCFAFRYSPGGKHVPECEGSRTPHEGTIEFISIDSHKGAAPSRRSDLESLGYCLVKWLCRCLPWSEDLDCPCVVMQKKERYKADVIKSPSLSFDWKSNPEALKSYLLKVMSLEYEEKPDYEELRTVLRRPLELMRTSAYDSVDLKVVP
- the VRK3 gene encoding inactive serine/threonine-protein kinase VRK3 isoform X2, with product MNRFGEGRKRPEAEEGDASFAAVAPAYKRVKAGAGMVNFCPQCGQRVEASFNFCASCGARLPAEEEAMQITPTSSMKGLSQKDQDQLPRSPAKKKAEILPDKGNASSAVKWSWSPSVSPTKSPKAKAKPSYRSPRKDRSATVRPLPEGEILTDLNNKQWKLGKLLGEAMCASEACRSQLKYSLKLDCKDGRLFNEQNFMQRAAKKATVEKWKKQHSVPLLGIPNCVGFGLHNSNYRFLVFSYLGCSLQSILDDCANKMTEKAALQLAVRLVDVLEFLHENEYTHGDINAQHIYVNPADLAAITLADYCFAFRYSPGGKHVPECEGSRTPHEGTIEFISIDSHKGAAPSRRSDLESLGYCLVKWLCRCLPWSEDLDCPCVVMQKKERYKADVIKSPSLSFDWKSNPEALKSYLLKVMSLEYEEKPDYEELRTVLRRPLELMRTSAYDSVDLKVVP
- the VRK3 gene encoding inactive serine/threonine-protein kinase VRK3 isoform X1 produces the protein MNRFGEGRKRPEAEEGDASFAAVAPAYKRVKAGAGMVNFCPQCGQRVEASFNFCASCGARLPAEEEAMQITPTSSMKGLSQKDQDQLPRSPAKKKAEILPDKGNASSAVKWSWSPSVSPTKSPKAKAKPSYRSPRKDRSATVRPLPEGEILTDLNNKQWKLGKLLGEGDYGLMYEAMCASEACRSQLKYSLKLDCKDGRLFNEQNFMQRAAKKATVEKWKKQHSVPLLGIPNCVGFGLHNSNYRFLVFSYLGCSLQSILDDCANKMTEKAALQLAVRLVDVLEFLHENEYTHGDINAQHIYVNPADLAAITLADYCFAFRYSPGGKHVPECEGSRTPHEGTIEFISIDSHKGAAPSRRSDLESLGYCLVKWLCRCLPWSEDLDCPCVVMQKKERYKADVIKSPSLSFDWKSNPEALKSYLLKVMSLEYEEKPDYEELRTVLRRPLELMRTSAYDSVDLKVVP
- the VRK3 gene encoding inactive serine/threonine-protein kinase VRK3 isoform X4, giving the protein MNRFGEGRKRPEAEEGDASFAAVAPAYKRVKAGAGMVNFCPQCGQRVEASFNFCASCGARLPAEEEAMQITPTSSMKGLSQKDQDQLPRSPAKKKAEILPDKGNASSAVKWSWSPSVSPTKSPKAKAKPSYRSPRKDRSATVRPLPEGEILTDLNNKQWKLGKLLGEGDYGLMYEAMCASEACRSQLKYSLKLDCKDGRLFNEQNFMQRAAKKATVEKWKKQHSVPLLGIPNCVGFGLHNSNYRFLVFSYLGCSLQSILDDCANKMTEKAALQLAVRLVDVLEFLHENEYTHGDINAQHIYVNPADLAAITLADYCFAFRYSPGGKHVPECEGSRTPHEGTIEFISIDSHKGAGQPSPAWYPPDVLDFTSH